A single region of the Phycisphaerae bacterium genome encodes:
- a CDS encoding PQQ-binding-like beta-propeller repeat protein translates to MSTIVRVMMAVISIGSPALADEKMVIPRWPQFRGEAARGIADEIPAPIDWNVDDGTRIRWKTPIPGLGYSSPVIWGDRLFITTAVNTKDDRPEVKVGLYGNIESIDEPEEHSFRVLCLDRGTGRILWDQEACRAIPRVKRHRKSSHANSTPATDGTHLLAFFGSEGMYCYNMEGKLLWKKDFGLLDSGYFAVPDAQWGFGSSPVIHDGRVIIQCDVQQNSFLAAFDVRTGAELWRSQRKDVPTWSTPTVYVGEPRSQVVVNGLKHIGGYDLATGKEIWRLRGGGDIPVPTPVVAGELIYITNAHGSMAPIYAIKTGAKGRIKLNSTEATHPQVAWWNDRGGNYMQTPIVYRRLLYCCRDNGVLSCFDAVTGETKYRERLVSGTGFTASGVASAGRLYFTSEEGEVFVVRAGPEFERLAMNNLNEVCMATPAVVDGHLYFRTVGHVIAVGGENR, encoded by the coding sequence ATGAGCACAATCGTTCGCGTGATGATGGCGGTTATATCGATCGGATCACCGGCACTCGCCGACGAGAAAATGGTCATCCCCCGATGGCCGCAGTTTCGCGGAGAAGCCGCCCGCGGAATCGCCGACGAAATTCCGGCGCCGATTGACTGGAATGTTGATGACGGAACGCGAATTCGCTGGAAGACGCCAATTCCGGGACTCGGATACTCATCGCCGGTCATCTGGGGCGATCGGCTCTTCATCACAACGGCCGTGAACACGAAGGATGATCGCCCCGAAGTGAAGGTAGGACTCTACGGCAATATCGAATCAATTGATGAACCGGAAGAACACAGCTTTCGAGTGCTCTGTCTCGATCGTGGCACCGGACGTATTCTCTGGGACCAGGAAGCCTGCAGAGCAATCCCGCGCGTGAAGCGCCATCGAAAAAGCAGTCATGCCAATTCAACACCCGCGACGGATGGCACACACCTTCTCGCATTCTTCGGAAGCGAAGGCATGTACTGTTACAACATGGAAGGCAAGCTCCTGTGGAAGAAGGATTTCGGCCTGCTGGATTCCGGCTACTTCGCCGTGCCTGATGCGCAGTGGGGATTCGGAAGCTCCCCTGTCATCCACGATGGGCGAGTGATTATTCAATGCGACGTTCAGCAGAATTCCTTTCTGGCGGCCTTTGATGTCCGGACCGGCGCGGAATTGTGGCGCTCGCAGCGAAAGGACGTCCCTACATGGAGCACACCCACCGTCTACGTCGGCGAACCGCGATCGCAGGTCGTCGTGAACGGGTTGAAACACATCGGCGGCTATGATCTGGCTACCGGCAAGGAAATCTGGCGATTGCGGGGAGGCGGTGACATCCCTGTGCCCACACCCGTCGTTGCCGGAGAACTTATATACATCACCAACGCACACGGATCCATGGCCCCGATCTACGCCATCAAAACCGGCGCCAAAGGCCGCATTAAGCTGAATTCCACAGAGGCAACCCATCCGCAGGTTGCGTGGTGGAACGATCGGGGCGGCAACTATATGCAGACGCCGATCGTCTATCGCCGCCTGCTCTATTGCTGCCGCGACAACGGAGTCCTTTCTTGTTTTGACGCGGTTACGGGCGAGACCAAGTATCGGGAACGTCTCGTGAGCGGCACAGGCTTCACAGCGTCCGGTGTCGCCTCCGCAGGTAGGCTCTACTTCACGAGCGAGGAAGGCGAGGTGTTTGTCGTTCGCGCCGGACCGGAGTTTGAACGACTCGCCATGAATAACCTGAACGAGGTCTGCATGGCGACGCCGGCAGTCGTCGATGGCCATCTTTATTTCCGAACGGTCGGCCACGTGATCGCGGTCGGCGGTGAAAATAGGTGA
- the tpiA gene encoding triose-phosphate isomerase: MKRRPFVAGNWKMNLDLASARSLVQELCARLGSQSLIDLAIFPASAYLFPMAKAVAGSPLALGAQNCHHETSGAFTGEISPAMVKETGCKYVILGHSERRHTIGPKDADGRVHGETDEMIALKARAVIAADLTPIVCIGETLAERDSGKTESVLTRQVHGSLSGIASAAVTSLVIAYEPVWAIGTGRNATPEQAQEAHSHIRSVLAEKFGGATASQIRIQYGGSVKPDNAAELMACPDVDGALVGGASLKAADFAAIIDAAIAAKT, encoded by the coding sequence ATGAAACGGCGACCATTTGTCGCAGGAAACTGGAAGATGAATCTCGATCTTGCCTCGGCAAGATCGCTCGTGCAGGAACTCTGCGCCCGCCTCGGCAGCCAGTCACTGATCGATCTCGCAATCTTTCCTGCCTCAGCCTATTTGTTCCCGATGGCGAAGGCCGTTGCCGGATCGCCACTGGCGCTTGGCGCGCAGAATTGTCACCACGAAACGTCGGGCGCGTTCACTGGCGAAATTTCGCCGGCGATGGTCAAGGAAACCGGCTGCAAATACGTCATCCTCGGGCACAGTGAACGACGGCACACCATCGGCCCGAAGGATGCTGATGGGCGTGTGCATGGCGAAACCGACGAAATGATCGCGCTGAAGGCGCGTGCAGTAATTGCGGCGGACCTGACCCCGATTGTCTGCATCGGTGAAACGCTCGCCGAGCGCGACTCCGGCAAGACGGAGTCCGTGCTGACTCGGCAGGTTCATGGCAGCCTGTCGGGAATCGCTTCGGCGGCTGTGACCTCTCTGGTCATTGCGTACGAACCGGTGTGGGCCATCGGCACCGGGCGTAATGCGACGCCTGAACAGGCCCAGGAGGCGCATTCCCACATTCGATCGGTCCTTGCCGAGAAATTTGGCGGAGCAACGGCCTCTCAGATCAGAATTCAGTACGGCGGCAGCGTAAAGCCCGACAATGCCGCGGAATTAATGGCATGCCCAGATGTGGACGGCGCGCTCGTCGGCGGTGCGAGTCTCAAGGCGGCAGATTTTGCGGCGATAATCGACGCGGCCATCGCCGCTAAGACCTGA
- the secG gene encoding preprotein translocase subunit SecG gives MLAFGYLGFFVSMAIVGVSLLLIGLILLQKNRGAGLSGAFGGVGGHSAFGTKTGDFLTWVTVGLVSVFLLLNIAGNFIFAPEKLAKVQPAPAKTESTDLGGAADLPISPASQSPVAAPVSDTPTSPPANSTPANSGTTEPGN, from the coding sequence ATGTTGGCATTTGGATATCTCGGCTTCTTCGTGAGCATGGCGATTGTCGGTGTTTCGCTGCTGCTCATCGGCTTGATTCTGCTTCAGAAGAACCGCGGCGCCGGACTTTCCGGCGCTTTCGGCGGCGTTGGCGGACACTCCGCATTCGGCACCAAAACGGGCGACTTCCTCACCTGGGTGACCGTCGGACTGGTGAGCGTTTTTCTGCTGCTCAATATCGCGGGAAACTTTATCTTCGCGCCGGAGAAACTGGCCAAGGTGCAGCCCGCGCCCGCGAAGACGGAATCGACCGATCTCGGCGGTGCGGCTGATCTTCCGATCAGTCCCGCATCGCAGTCGCCGGTCGCAGCACCCGTTTCCGACACGCCGACGTCTCCGCCAGCCAATTCGACACCCGCGAATTCCGGCACGACTGAGCCGGGCAACTGA
- a CDS encoding YicC family protein — translation MIQSMTGYGEVRWSADGVTYRVEIRCVNNRYFKASIKLPEPFGRYEADIDRLLRERLGRGSITFSLRIADESPSSACRINTDVLDDYVRQLTEVGKRYGLARIDFSRLLDAPGIMQVADIDDERLASQFKIVQTLADRAINGVIGMRKAEGEAMLRDLREHIGEIRSRLEEVRRRSPSVVLEYQKRLQSRVQQLLDGMEGLNVQLHEDALAREVAIFAERCDVNEEVSRLSSHLDQFDTLCEAPEEAGRKMDFLSQEMLREANTIGSKSNDAELSKHVVAIKASVDRIKEQVQNVA, via the coding sequence ATGATTCAGAGCATGACCGGTTATGGCGAGGTACGATGGTCCGCCGATGGTGTCACATACCGGGTCGAAATTCGCTGCGTGAACAATCGTTACTTCAAAGCCTCGATCAAGCTTCCGGAGCCATTTGGCCGCTATGAGGCGGATATCGACCGCTTGCTGCGTGAGCGCCTCGGCCGCGGAAGCATCACGTTTTCGCTGCGTATCGCCGATGAATCGCCCTCTTCGGCCTGCCGGATCAATACGGACGTACTCGACGATTACGTTCGGCAATTGACGGAAGTGGGCAAAAGGTATGGCTTGGCTCGCATTGACTTTTCGCGACTGCTCGACGCGCCTGGAATCATGCAGGTTGCGGACATTGATGACGAACGACTGGCATCACAGTTCAAGATTGTGCAAACGCTTGCTGATCGCGCGATCAACGGCGTGATCGGAATGCGAAAAGCCGAAGGCGAGGCGATGCTGCGTGACCTTCGCGAACACATCGGGGAAATTCGTTCGAGGCTTGAAGAGGTTCGCCGTCGATCGCCGTCCGTCGTGCTTGAGTATCAAAAGCGGCTCCAGTCGCGGGTGCAGCAGCTGCTTGACGGAATGGAGGGTCTCAATGTCCAGCTGCACGAGGATGCGCTGGCCCGGGAGGTTGCCATTTTTGCGGAGCGATGCGACGTGAACGAAGAGGTGTCTCGACTCTCGAGCCATCTCGATCAGTTTGACACGTTATGCGAAGCCCCCGAGGAGGCCGGACGAAAGATGGACTTTTTATCGCAGGAGATGCTTCGCGAAGCGAATACCATAGGCAGCAAGTCGAACGACGCAGAGCTTTCAAAGCACGTCGTGGCGATCAAGGCCAGTGTCGATCGGATCAAGGAGCAGGTACAGAACGTGGCTTGA
- the gmk gene encoding guanylate kinase, giving the protein MTSAGMERQGKVIVVSGPSGVGKSTICHRLCDELPAEFSVSVTTRTPRPGEQHDRDYRYVSPEEFQQLRNAGELLEFAEVYGHYYGTPLAAVREAVSAGRAIILEIDINGCIQVRRKMPDAVCFFILPPNPEEQARRIIGRNTDPEDVIRRRLEKADGEIRYANEAGCYDYFVVNDQIDDTLARIKSLIAAKAG; this is encoded by the coding sequence ATGACATCGGCGGGAATGGAGCGACAGGGCAAGGTCATCGTGGTGAGTGGTCCCAGCGGCGTCGGCAAATCCACGATCTGCCACCGGCTGTGCGACGAGTTGCCCGCGGAGTTCAGCGTATCCGTGACGACCCGCACGCCGCGCCCCGGAGAACAGCACGATCGGGATTATCGCTATGTATCGCCGGAAGAATTTCAACAGCTGCGGAACGCCGGAGAATTGCTTGAATTCGCCGAGGTATACGGTCATTACTACGGCACGCCGCTCGCTGCGGTGCGGGAGGCTGTGTCGGCAGGACGCGCCATTATCCTCGAAATTGATATCAACGGCTGCATTCAGGTTCGCCGGAAAATGCCCGATGCCGTGTGCTTCTTCATCCTCCCACCCAATCCGGAGGAGCAGGCTCGTCGGATCATCGGCCGCAACACCGACCCTGAGGATGTGATACGCCGCCGGCTCGAGAAGGCGGATGGCGAAATTCGCTACGCCAACGAGGCCGGATGCTATGATTACTTCGTCGTGAATGATCAGATCGACGACACCCTGGCGCGCATCAAATCGCTCATCGCCGCGAAAGCCGGTTGA
- the rpoZ gene encoding DNA-directed RNA polymerase subunit omega: protein MIEELKNDDLINRIGGRFKFTAMIQKRWRELMFGARPMIEPGRLSPLEIAIKEIAEGKIQAEAGEFDGHRNV, encoded by the coding sequence ATGATCGAAGAACTCAAGAATGACGACTTGATTAACCGCATCGGCGGCCGGTTCAAATTCACCGCCATGATACAGAAGCGATGGCGAGAGCTGATGTTTGGGGCGCGCCCGATGATTGAACCCGGTCGGCTCTCCCCGCTGGAAATTGCCATCAAGGAAATCGCCGAAGGCAAGATCCAGGCCGAGGCCGGCGAATTCGACGGCCACCGCAATGTCTGA
- a CDS encoding phosphopantothenoylcysteine decarboxylase yields the protein MSDRNPPSEDSALDNLSGYEVVVAVCGGIAAYKTAMLVSRLVQRGAGVSVAMTTAATKFITPLTFQSLTARQVFTSPWEAQNYHDPQHLRLTEAADLFIIAPATANMIGKIACGIADDLISTMVMSTDCPVLLAPAMNTRMWENPIVKRNLQALRDLGYHEAPPGEGWLACRTIGAGRMSEPGVILECAARLLTAKPPRSRIA from the coding sequence ATGTCTGACAGGAATCCGCCTTCTGAAGACTCGGCTCTCGACAATCTCTCGGGGTATGAGGTCGTCGTTGCGGTTTGCGGCGGCATCGCGGCATACAAGACGGCGATGCTGGTTTCACGGCTCGTTCAAAGGGGCGCAGGTGTTTCGGTCGCAATGACGACGGCGGCAACGAAGTTCATCACTCCGCTGACATTTCAGTCGCTTACCGCGCGCCAGGTCTTCACGAGTCCTTGGGAAGCTCAGAATTACCACGATCCTCAGCACCTTCGGCTCACCGAAGCCGCGGATCTCTTCATCATCGCGCCGGCGACCGCCAACATGATCGGCAAGATAGCGTGTGGAATTGCCGACGACCTGATCTCAACTATGGTCATGTCGACGGATTGTCCCGTGCTGCTGGCCCCGGCGATGAATACGCGGATGTGGGAGAATCCGATCGTCAAACGTAACCTTCAGGCGCTTCGCGACCTGGGCTATCACGAAGCGCCGCCGGGAGAAGGCTGGCTCGCGTGCAGAACCATCGGCGCGGGCCGGATGTCGGAGCCGGGCGTCATTTTGGAATGCGCTGCCCGCCTGCTCACCGCCAAACCGCCGCGCTCGCGAATCGCCTGA
- a CDS encoding phosphopantothenoylcysteine decarboxylase, with amino-acid sequence MSPKPLHILITAGPTREYLDSVRYISNPSSGKMGFAIAAVAARRGHHVTLVSGPMELKPPASVNTVRVETAAEMLAAARRAFRCADAAVFCAAVCDYRPLNRARRKLPKSQAALTLKLTPTPDIAATLGRVKGRRISIAFALEDHDGRRKAEAKMIAKHADAIVLNGPINIGSDRATVEILRHGGDWTALPSATKPLIAKRLIELVEQIAGECGRAAPSRR; translated from the coding sequence ATGTCGCCGAAGCCGCTGCACATTCTCATAACCGCCGGACCCACGCGCGAATATCTCGATTCAGTTCGTTATATATCGAACCCATCGTCCGGAAAGATGGGATTCGCCATCGCGGCCGTAGCGGCACGTCGCGGCCACCATGTCACTCTGGTCTCCGGGCCCATGGAACTGAAACCACCCGCGAGCGTGAATACAGTTCGAGTCGAGACCGCCGCAGAGATGCTGGCAGCCGCCAGACGTGCGTTCCGCTGCGCGGATGCGGCAGTCTTCTGCGCCGCCGTGTGCGACTATCGACCGCTCAATCGCGCGCGACGCAAGCTGCCAAAATCCCAAGCCGCACTGACCTTGAAACTCACGCCGACCCCCGACATCGCGGCGACACTCGGCCGCGTCAAAGGTCGGCGCATCTCAATCGCTTTCGCGCTCGAGGATCACGACGGCCGACGAAAAGCCGAAGCAAAAATGATCGCGAAACACGCGGACGCCATCGTCCTGAATGGCCCAATCAACATCGGATCGGACCGAGCGACCGTCGAGATATTGCGACACGGCGGCGACTGGACGGCACTCCCTTCGGCGACAAAACCACTTATCGCAAAAAGACTTATAGAATTAGTAGAGCAAATCGCCGGGGAATGTGGGCGGGCTGCCCCGTCGCGACGATGA